The following are encoded in a window of Cydia strobilella chromosome 1, ilCydStro3.1, whole genome shotgun sequence genomic DNA:
- the LOC134747414 gene encoding transmembrane protein 50A-like isoform X1: MNCFENVTMPNFVWFRERRNIFASMAAGFLYFTGWWFIIDSASKYPNEQPSAAYACGVMATISLIMVNSVSNGQVRGETYTGGCMGPRSAKLFLFIGFVVGFALLIAACLTLLAKYVKTGKICSDVTKHTWVGVNAFCYCRTRSSSPARWP, translated from the exons ATGAACTGCTTCGAGAACGTGACTATGCCGAATTTCGTATGGTTCCGAGAAAGGCGCAATATTTTTGCTTCCATGGCTGCAGGTTTTCTG taCTTTACAGGATGGTGGTTTATAATTGACTCAGCATCGAAGTACCCTAATGAACAACCAAGTGCAGCTTATGCCTGCGGAGTGATGGCTACCATTTCCCTGATTATGGTCAACTCTGTTTCAAATGGACAG GTGCGAGGAGAGACATACACGGGGGGCTGTATGGGGCCTCGCAGTGCGAAGCTCTTTCTCTTCATCGGCTTCGTTGTAGGTTTTGCGTTGCTCATCGCAGCTTGCTTGACACTGCTTGCCAAATATGTAAAAACTGGTAAAATTTGTTCAG ATGTGACCAAACACACCTGGGTGGGCGTGAACGCGTTCTGCTACTGCAGAACGCGTTCATCTTCGCCGGCTCGCTGGCCTTGA
- the LOC134747414 gene encoding transmembrane protein 50A-like isoform X2 produces the protein MNCFENVTMPNFVWFRERRNIFASMAAGFLYFTGWWFIIDSASKYPNEQPSAAYACGVMATISLIMVNSVSNGQVRGETYTGGCMGPRSAKLFLFIGFVVGFALLIAACLTLLAKYVKTDVTKHTWVGVNAFCYCRTRSSSPARWP, from the exons ATGAACTGCTTCGAGAACGTGACTATGCCGAATTTCGTATGGTTCCGAGAAAGGCGCAATATTTTTGCTTCCATGGCTGCAGGTTTTCTG taCTTTACAGGATGGTGGTTTATAATTGACTCAGCATCGAAGTACCCTAATGAACAACCAAGTGCAGCTTATGCCTGCGGAGTGATGGCTACCATTTCCCTGATTATGGTCAACTCTGTTTCAAATGGACAG GTGCGAGGAGAGACATACACGGGGGGCTGTATGGGGCCTCGCAGTGCGAAGCTCTTTCTCTTCATCGGCTTCGTTGTAGGTTTTGCGTTGCTCATCGCAGCTTGCTTGACACTGCTTGCCAAATATGTAAAAACTG ATGTGACCAAACACACCTGGGTGGGCGTGAACGCGTTCTGCTACTGCAGAACGCGTTCATCTTCGCCGGCTCGCTGGCCTTGA
- the LOC134742225 gene encoding kinesin-like protein KIF21A — MLKRFSEGEDGDARKLRKIRKMERKIQRYKEAMTAADPETLSILEQNSVDENYNKLEEEDNAHTDKPEENQEHHQEQEEEEGDIEIEEDLPQDILAALGEGGQDDDANYGAEIKPEIVKIIDTILTDGINKEMLESLSKTKIPRNIKLLDAPKLNTEFAGFLNNSMTNRDNLLKDRQQDLGRAIALVTQTINNLTKKDFDKLQAIKSLSDSIRLLSNLHFNYTQIRRKLIAPFMDKSLTQNLSANKRSEFLYSKLEESVKTSSAMKRTISILKPKNTPKNYQNPRRQTAPSHYTTRANNTNYKPRPYQSNQAPTYKPHRSHQHLPQQARSTRRPTTSHHRGGRAKYP; from the exons ATGCTTAAAAGATTTAGTGAAGGTGAGGATGGTGATGCACGAAAGTTACGGAAGATACGTAAGATGGAAAggaaaatacaaagatacaaaGAAGCCATGACAG CTGCGGATCCAGAAACATTATCAATTTTGGAGCAAAATAGTGTggatgaaaattataataagttgGAAGAAGAAGATAATGCTCATACTGACAAACCAGAAGAAAACCAAGAACACCATCAAGAACAGGAGGAAGAGGAAGGTGATATCGAGATAGAGGAAGACCTGCCCCAAGACATCCTGGCTGCTCTCGGAGAAGGGGGACAGGATGATGATGCTAACTATGGTGCTGAAATAAAACCGGAGATTGTAAAGATAATCGATACTATACTAACAGATGGAATTAATAAAGAGATGCTTGAATCCTTATCAAAGACTAAGATCCCGAGAAACATCAAACTGTTAGATGCTCCAAAACTAAATACAGAATTTGCAGGGTTCCTCAACAACTCCATGACTAATAGAGACAACTTACTGAAAGATAGACAGCAAGACCTGGGTAGAGCAATTGCTTTAGTTACTCAAACAATTAATAATCTAACCAAGAAAGATTTTGATAAATTACAGGCAATAAAGTCCCTGAGTGACAGCATAAGACTACTCAGTAACCTGCATTTCAATTACACCCAAATTCGCAGAAAGTTGATTGCACCATTTATGGATAAGTCATTGACACAGAACTTAAGTGCAAACAAGCGATCTGAGTTTTTATACTCTAAACTAGAGGAATCGGTAAAGACATCCTCTGCAATGAAACGCACAATCAGCATTCTTAAACCCAAGAACACACCAAAAAACTATCAGAATCCCAGGCGCCAAACCGCCCCAAGTCACTACACGACAAGAGCAAACAACACGAATTACAAACCAAGACCATATCAAAGCAACCAGGCCCCAACCTACAAGCCACACCGCAGCCATCAACATCTACCACAACAAGCGAGGTCAACCCGCCGACCAACAACATCCCATCATCGAGGAGGTCGTGCGAAGTACCCATAA